The sequence CAGCACCTCCTGGGCGCGCTGCCGCGCCTCCGCCTCGGTGCTGCGCCGGGCCGACCCGAAGTGGGCGGCCACCGCCACGTTCTCGAGGATCGAGAGCTTGCGGAAGGGGCGCGGGATCTGGAACGTGCGCGCCAGCCCGCGATGGCAGATCGCGTCGGGCGTGGTGCCCGCGATCTCGTCGTCCTTGAACCGGATCGAGCCGGCGGTCGGCGCGAGCGCGCCCGAGATGCAGTTGAAGCAGGTGGTCTTCCCCGATCCATTGGGCCCGATGAGGCCGAGGATCTCGCCCGGCTTCACCTCGAAGGAGACCGCGTTGAGCGCGGTGAAGCCGCCGAACTGCTTGGTGAGCCGGGTGACGGTGAGCACGGAGAGCGCCGCGAGGTGAGGACCGTCAGCCGGCCCTCACCTCGC is a genomic window of Candidatus Methylomirabilota bacterium containing:
- a CDS encoding ABC transporter ATP-binding protein, producing MLTVTRLTKQFGGFTALNAVSFEVKPGEILGLIGPNGSGKTTCFNCISGALAPTAGSIRFKDDEIAGTTPDAICHRGLARTFQIPRPFRKLSILENVAVAAHFGSARRSTEAEARQRAQEVLALVGLPADPSASTSLLGAGGLKKLELARALATGPTLLLADESLGGLDPTEMHDAAEMLRRIRGELGVTIVWVEHIMATLLRVVDRLVVLDHGEKIAEGHPREVAENPQVIEAYLGEKVVLG